In one window of Nicotiana tabacum cultivar K326 chromosome 12, ASM71507v2, whole genome shotgun sequence DNA:
- the LOC107789375 gene encoding putative late blight resistance protein homolog R1A-10 isoform X1: MLLYLLWQIKTNFLKLIPTPFAGLAPKNQLKILTEKTDLKESVDSLYGTLSFLQSFLEDTGKQISDQEALMFLEEKIRDAGYKAEDTIDLCLRRIHVADSEKVQNNARCKLYDELLQIIEVMDSIQGEVMKFKNDRHNNQQDIKDLSAITSSPLRSSGRVWDEENSLVGMEDDFNIIRDQLFRQTPELNVVSIVGMGGIGKSTLARSLFNHPSVSPRFDISSWVTVSQAYDAKEMLLDVLSFGTPGGKAMYRNMSEDELLDQVHRKLKRKRYLIVLDDMWTIEAWDQVRRSFPDDENGSRIMITTRLLEVANCAGNDFPPHHMPFLSLEDGWKLLSLKVFANEDCPPQLEEVGKQIAKQCQGLALSVVVIAGLLSKIIRTYDDWQQIADNVNSHIGSTSQQCLAILALSYNYLPCSLKACFLYMGVFLEDADISADKLIRIWVAEGFLKRNSHKKPKEVGEECLEELVSRSLIMVNSRGWVSGKIKSCRIHDLIRLICLREGKAEKFFHVISECYEVSSEGVESEHRLFLYEDAVQNQNIGLEKGNLDSVRTISCTHKPHASLLDYECYKIVDSRFQLLRVLDVLLIYFLRFPTEITQLVHLRYLALATSTSVPASISNLWNLQTLIVHSVANELSWPLEIWKISSLIHFYPGKMYVPAPPKAPNFLGLENLEELSLSTATSSDLKEIFMAIPHVKVLDVELNQDGWDNVIDNLIYLADLQNLRILLRLPFDAQLFQRLSARPFDVFPANLKSLILAETHLLWTEMTMLSNLPNLEGLKLELFAFQGSNWNLDEGGFKKLKLLDIVQTELVHWHATSDSLPSLEYLILRHCYKLKEIPTEIGDIPTLKLVELHYCSQSAVTSAEEILEEQQCLGNEILAVRAYNTRG, encoded by the exons ATGCTTTTGTATCTTCTGTGGCAGATAAAAACAAACTTTCTCAAACTCATACCTACTCCCTTTGCCGGCCTGGCCCCCAAAAACCAATTGAAAATTCTCACGGAAAAGACTGATTTGAA GGAATCCGTTGATTCACTTTATGGAACACTTTCTTTCTTGCAATCTTTCCTTGAGGACACGGGAAAGCAGATCAGTGATCAAGAAGCATTGATGTTTTTGGAAGAAAAGATTAGAGATGCAGGATATAAAGCAGAAGACACAATTGATTTGTGCCTAAGAAGAATCCATGTGGCTGATTCTGAAAAAGTGCAGAACAACGCTCGTTGTAAGCTTTATGACGAGTTGCTGCAAATAATAGAAGTAATGGATTCCATACAAGGAGAAGTGATGAAGTTCAAGAATGACCGGCACAATAACCAGCAAGATATCAAAGATCTTTCAGCAATAACTTCTTCACCTTTGCGCTCATCAGGGCGTGTCTGGGATGAGGAAAATAGTCTTGTTGGAATGGAGGATGATTTCAACATCATAAGAGATCAACTCTTTAGGCAAACACCAGAGCTGAACGTTGTCTCAATTGTTGGTATGGGCGGTATCGGTAAGTCGACTCTTGCTAGAAGTTTATTTAATCATCCATCAGTATCCCCACGCTTTGATATTTCTTCATGGGTTACTGTTTCTCAAGCATATGATGCAAAAGAAATGCTTTTGGATGTCCTAAGCTTCGGCACTCCAGGTGGGAAGGCAATGTACCGCAATATGAGCGAAGATGAATTATTGGACCAAGTGCatagaaaattgaaaaggaagaGGTATTTGATAGTTTTGGACGATATGTGGACTATAGAGGCTTGGGACCAAGTAAGAAGATCATTTCCCGATGATGAAAATGGAAGTCGCATAATGATAACTACTAGGCTCCTCGAAGTAGCTAATTGTGCTGGCAATGATTTCCCTCCTCATCACATGCCTTTTCTTAGTCTTGAAGATGGTTGGAAATTACTATCTCTTAAGGTTTTTGCAAATGAAGATTGTCCTCCTCAGCTTGAAGAAGTAGGAAAGCAGATAGCGAAACAATGTCAAGGGCTAGCTCTCTCAGTTGTTGTCATCGCTGGGCTTCTGTCGAAGATCATTAGGACATATGATGATTGGCAACAAATTGCTGATAATGTGAATTCCCACATAGGTTCAACCTCCCAGCAGTGTTTAGCAATATTAGCTCTGAGTTACAACTACTTGCCTTGTAGCTTGAAAGCTTGCTTTCTTTATATGGGGGTTTTCCTTGAAGATGCAGATATTTCTGCGGATAAGTTGATTAGAATATGGGTTGCTGAAGGTTTTCTGAAGCGAAATAGTCATAAAAAGCCAAAGGAAGTAGGAGAAGAATGTTTAGAGGAGCTAGTTAGTAGAAGTTTGATTATGGTTAATAGTCGAGGGTGGGTAAGCGGAAAAATTAAAAGTTGCAGAATTCACGACCTCATTCGACTAATATGCTTGAGAGAAGGGAAAGCCGAAAAGTTTTTTCATGTCATAAGTGAATGTTACGAAGTGTCCTCAGAAGGCGTGGAGAGTGAACATCGACTATTTTTGTATGAAGACGCTGTACAAAACCAGAATATCGGCCTAGAGAAAGGCAATCTGGATTCAGTTCGCACCATCTCATGCACGCATAAACCACATGCTTCTTTACTCGACTATGAATGCTACAAAATAGTGGATTCTCGTTTTCAATTGCTAAGGGTATTGGATGTACTACTGATTTATTTTCTACGTTTTCCAACTGAGATAACACAATTAGTGCACTTGAGATATCTTGCATTGGCCACTTCTACCAGTGTTCCGGCATCAATATCTAATCTGTGGAATCTACAGACATTGATTGTTCATTCAGTTGCGAATGAATTATCCTGGCCAttagaaatttggaaaatatCAAGTTTGATACATTTCTATCCTGGGAAAATGTATGTGCCTGCTCCTCCTAAGGCACCAAATTTTTTGGGCCTAGAAAACTTAGAAGAGCTTTCACTAAGCACTGCTACTTCTTCCGACTTGAAGGAAATCTTTATGGCAATCCCTCATGTAAAGGTATTGGATGTTGAGCTCAATCAAGATGGATGGGATAATGTTATAGATAATCTTATCTATTTAGCTGATCTTCAGAATCTAAGAATTCTTCTCCGTCTTCCATTTGATGCACAATTATTCCAAAGGCTGAGTGCTCGACCATTTGACGTTTTCCCAGCAAACCTCAAGAGTTTGATACTTGCAGAGACGCATCTACTATGGACGGAGATGACAATGCTTAGTAACTTACCTAACCTTGAGGGGCTCAAACTAGAACTTTTTGCTTTTCAGGGGAGCAATTGGAATCTAGATGAAGGAGGTTTCAAGAAACTAAAGTTGCTAGACATTGTCCAGACGGAGTTGGTGCACTGGCATGCGACCAGTGATAGTCTTCCAAGCCTTGAGTATCTAATTCTAAGACATTGTTATAAGTTGAAGGAGATTCCTACAGAGATTGGAGATATTCCCACATTGAAATTGGTTGAGTTGCATTATTGTAGCCAATCTGCTGTCACTTCTGCAGAGGAAATTCTAGAAGAACAACAATGCTTGGGAAATGAAATTCTTGCAGTCCGCGCTTACAACACTAGAG GCTAA
- the LOC107789375 gene encoding putative late blight resistance protein homolog R1A-10 isoform X2 — MAYAVITSIMTTIEQVLQFNPSLISECRESVDSLYGTLSFLQSFLEDTGKQISDQEALMFLEEKIRDAGYKAEDTIDLCLRRIHVADSEKVQNNARCKLYDELLQIIEVMDSIQGEVMKFKNDRHNNQQDIKDLSAITSSPLRSSGRVWDEENSLVGMEDDFNIIRDQLFRQTPELNVVSIVGMGGIGKSTLARSLFNHPSVSPRFDISSWVTVSQAYDAKEMLLDVLSFGTPGGKAMYRNMSEDELLDQVHRKLKRKRYLIVLDDMWTIEAWDQVRRSFPDDENGSRIMITTRLLEVANCAGNDFPPHHMPFLSLEDGWKLLSLKVFANEDCPPQLEEVGKQIAKQCQGLALSVVVIAGLLSKIIRTYDDWQQIADNVNSHIGSTSQQCLAILALSYNYLPCSLKACFLYMGVFLEDADISADKLIRIWVAEGFLKRNSHKKPKEVGEECLEELVSRSLIMVNSRGWVSGKIKSCRIHDLIRLICLREGKAEKFFHVISECYEVSSEGVESEHRLFLYEDAVQNQNIGLEKGNLDSVRTISCTHKPHASLLDYECYKIVDSRFQLLRVLDVLLIYFLRFPTEITQLVHLRYLALATSTSVPASISNLWNLQTLIVHSVANELSWPLEIWKISSLIHFYPGKMYVPAPPKAPNFLGLENLEELSLSTATSSDLKEIFMAIPHVKVLDVELNQDGWDNVIDNLIYLADLQNLRILLRLPFDAQLFQRLSARPFDVFPANLKSLILAETHLLWTEMTMLSNLPNLEGLKLELFAFQGSNWNLDEGGFKKLKLLDIVQTELVHWHATSDSLPSLEYLILRHCYKLKEIPTEIGDIPTLKLVELHYCSQSAVTSAEEILEEQQCLGNEILAVRAYNTRG, encoded by the exons ATGGCTTATGCTGTTATAACTTCCATTATGACAACTATAGAGCAAGTCTTGCAATTCAATCCAAGTTTGATTTCTGAATGTAGGGAATCCGTTGATTCACTTTATGGAACACTTTCTTTCTTGCAATCTTTCCTTGAGGACACGGGAAAGCAGATCAGTGATCAAGAAGCATTGATGTTTTTGGAAGAAAAGATTAGAGATGCAGGATATAAAGCAGAAGACACAATTGATTTGTGCCTAAGAAGAATCCATGTGGCTGATTCTGAAAAAGTGCAGAACAACGCTCGTTGTAAGCTTTATGACGAGTTGCTGCAAATAATAGAAGTAATGGATTCCATACAAGGAGAAGTGATGAAGTTCAAGAATGACCGGCACAATAACCAGCAAGATATCAAAGATCTTTCAGCAATAACTTCTTCACCTTTGCGCTCATCAGGGCGTGTCTGGGATGAGGAAAATAGTCTTGTTGGAATGGAGGATGATTTCAACATCATAAGAGATCAACTCTTTAGGCAAACACCAGAGCTGAACGTTGTCTCAATTGTTGGTATGGGCGGTATCGGTAAGTCGACTCTTGCTAGAAGTTTATTTAATCATCCATCAGTATCCCCACGCTTTGATATTTCTTCATGGGTTACTGTTTCTCAAGCATATGATGCAAAAGAAATGCTTTTGGATGTCCTAAGCTTCGGCACTCCAGGTGGGAAGGCAATGTACCGCAATATGAGCGAAGATGAATTATTGGACCAAGTGCatagaaaattgaaaaggaagaGGTATTTGATAGTTTTGGACGATATGTGGACTATAGAGGCTTGGGACCAAGTAAGAAGATCATTTCCCGATGATGAAAATGGAAGTCGCATAATGATAACTACTAGGCTCCTCGAAGTAGCTAATTGTGCTGGCAATGATTTCCCTCCTCATCACATGCCTTTTCTTAGTCTTGAAGATGGTTGGAAATTACTATCTCTTAAGGTTTTTGCAAATGAAGATTGTCCTCCTCAGCTTGAAGAAGTAGGAAAGCAGATAGCGAAACAATGTCAAGGGCTAGCTCTCTCAGTTGTTGTCATCGCTGGGCTTCTGTCGAAGATCATTAGGACATATGATGATTGGCAACAAATTGCTGATAATGTGAATTCCCACATAGGTTCAACCTCCCAGCAGTGTTTAGCAATATTAGCTCTGAGTTACAACTACTTGCCTTGTAGCTTGAAAGCTTGCTTTCTTTATATGGGGGTTTTCCTTGAAGATGCAGATATTTCTGCGGATAAGTTGATTAGAATATGGGTTGCTGAAGGTTTTCTGAAGCGAAATAGTCATAAAAAGCCAAAGGAAGTAGGAGAAGAATGTTTAGAGGAGCTAGTTAGTAGAAGTTTGATTATGGTTAATAGTCGAGGGTGGGTAAGCGGAAAAATTAAAAGTTGCAGAATTCACGACCTCATTCGACTAATATGCTTGAGAGAAGGGAAAGCCGAAAAGTTTTTTCATGTCATAAGTGAATGTTACGAAGTGTCCTCAGAAGGCGTGGAGAGTGAACATCGACTATTTTTGTATGAAGACGCTGTACAAAACCAGAATATCGGCCTAGAGAAAGGCAATCTGGATTCAGTTCGCACCATCTCATGCACGCATAAACCACATGCTTCTTTACTCGACTATGAATGCTACAAAATAGTGGATTCTCGTTTTCAATTGCTAAGGGTATTGGATGTACTACTGATTTATTTTCTACGTTTTCCAACTGAGATAACACAATTAGTGCACTTGAGATATCTTGCATTGGCCACTTCTACCAGTGTTCCGGCATCAATATCTAATCTGTGGAATCTACAGACATTGATTGTTCATTCAGTTGCGAATGAATTATCCTGGCCAttagaaatttggaaaatatCAAGTTTGATACATTTCTATCCTGGGAAAATGTATGTGCCTGCTCCTCCTAAGGCACCAAATTTTTTGGGCCTAGAAAACTTAGAAGAGCTTTCACTAAGCACTGCTACTTCTTCCGACTTGAAGGAAATCTTTATGGCAATCCCTCATGTAAAGGTATTGGATGTTGAGCTCAATCAAGATGGATGGGATAATGTTATAGATAATCTTATCTATTTAGCTGATCTTCAGAATCTAAGAATTCTTCTCCGTCTTCCATTTGATGCACAATTATTCCAAAGGCTGAGTGCTCGACCATTTGACGTTTTCCCAGCAAACCTCAAGAGTTTGATACTTGCAGAGACGCATCTACTATGGACGGAGATGACAATGCTTAGTAACTTACCTAACCTTGAGGGGCTCAAACTAGAACTTTTTGCTTTTCAGGGGAGCAATTGGAATCTAGATGAAGGAGGTTTCAAGAAACTAAAGTTGCTAGACATTGTCCAGACGGAGTTGGTGCACTGGCATGCGACCAGTGATAGTCTTCCAAGCCTTGAGTATCTAATTCTAAGACATTGTTATAAGTTGAAGGAGATTCCTACAGAGATTGGAGATATTCCCACATTGAAATTGGTTGAGTTGCATTATTGTAGCCAATCTGCTGTCACTTCTGCAGAGGAAATTCTAGAAGAACAACAATGCTTGGGAAATGAAATTCTTGCAGTCCGCGCTTACAACACTAGAG GCTAA